The DNA sequence GTTTCAGAAATGGACTGGTACTTGAGATCGATCTGGAGATGGATCATCAGTTGATCGAATCACTCATCCTCACCTTAAGAGACTCCCCCGATAAGACCATGCAAAGATGTGTTTAGGGGGATAGGCGCATTTCAGAATGGGTGCATGAAAAGGGTCTGTCAAGTTTTTTGTGTAAATTCTCTTCCATTCCACAGATACCCCTCCAGCCTATCCTGAAAATGAGAAACCGTTGGAATGCTGCCCTTACCTGAAGAGATTCGGAATTATCCTTCCTGGATCGTATAGCGCTTCCTGATTTTCGGAGATCCGTGCTTGCCTCTCTTCTATCTGGCTGATGTAATTTCTATCGCTGCCTCTGAGAGACAAATTTGAGCTTAAGAAGGGTGAACTATGATAGCTAAAGAGATCATATTCCTCGTTGAGGAATCTCTTGAGGAGGGATTCGAAGCAAGAGCGTTAGGCTACTCCATCTATACTGAGGCGGAAACGCTGGAAGAACTTAAAAGTATGGTTAAAGAGGCTATCAAATGTCACTTCGAGGA is a window from the Candidatus Poribacteria bacterium genome containing:
- a CDS encoding 2-oxoisovalerate dehydrogenase, whose amino-acid sequence is MIAKEIIFLVEESLEEGFEARALGYSIYTEAETLEELKSMVKEAIKCHFEDEEAPRKFSP